The Vitis vinifera cultivar Pinot Noir 40024 chromosome 18, ASM3070453v1 region tgaccttaggtactactttagtTAAGCTCATTCAACTTTCTAAGAGCAAGTTGGTGTCCTTTTCAGTTTTAGACATAAAATAGGTCAACCGGTTATCCTTTCTCGATCAAGGTTTGGTTGAgaatgaagtaagtaatatccacaaatgaaATTCCGAGGCTTCagataggtagtacccaagttttactaaggtagtacataaggttggttaagatagtatctaaaaaaaatatatgccaTGATAAAAGAAATCCACCATGATAATCCGTTGGGAGAAAAATCGATAGAAAATCGGTAATTTCACTGAAAAATCAACGAAATCTCGGTGATAAGTTGGGATGTATGGCAACTTTGGGCAATCAgtggtataaaaaaaattgtggtgAAATATTAGCAACCCATTTTTTTGGtggcagttttttttttttttttaattttataatttatcctgtttttaaaatttttaattattcatttttaatttatcatttcatttttaactattttttatatttatcacattaattttatttaaaaaaattactatcacttcactcttaatttttcttatatttatccttttaattttatttaattttaaatgtttttgttttaaaatattaaaaatataattttactaaaaaattgttacaataaaaaaaattaatgaagttctaatattttataaattaaaattaatttaataaaacaaattattaataattttaattattaaaataaattaattttaatagaaaaagttgtcaatatttgtaataaaattttagaaattaaatcttaaataaaatatgttatataaatcaatttaattttttatttacaatgtaataaaacatggtttaataaaaatatttttaaaatgttaaaataaattaatataaatatattaaaggaaattaagctatttttttatgaaaatttgataaatattatctttaatcatGTTTGGtagttacaaaataattttaatatatatatttttttatttcatcatatttttgaaagctttttatatgaattttgaactaCTTGTgtttgatatgatatttttgtcaaaatattcatcgatattTATTCgatattttcgatatatccataaaatttaaataccaTGTATCCATATTTAACGatatatttctaacatttgagTTGATGGGAAATGTGAATGAgattaagaaaaatagagaatgtTGAGTTTTAATTGGttataagaaatgaaataattctcaaatccaaaatttaacgattcccatattttttttgtggaaaaataacttttttttttatatatatataaatgttattttttatttcaaatataatgtgAATGAgattaagaaaaatagagaatgtTGAGTTTTAATTGGttataagaaatgaaataattctcaaatccaaaatttaaccatttccatatttttttgtggaaaaataacttttttatatatatatatatataaatgttattttttatttcaaatatctatatataagttttaaaaaaaataattatttttataagaaaataatgaggatatttttatctaaatgatctcaaaaaaaaaaatacctaaagatatttttgtatgatGTCTTGtccatcataaaaaaaattactcagGGAGGGTGTAGTTTGGTAAAGAGACCGAGCTCGTGGATGGAAGCTCTGGCCCACATCCGAAGATTTCATAACGACGTATAAAGTATAAACTATCCTAGGCCTTCGCTTATAACTTCATTTGTGTGTTCCTTCCCAGAATTTGATTCAAGGTTCGCCCTACAGCCTTTTCAGCTGATCCAATTTCATAGATTACATGGATGCGCCAGTTCTTTTGCTTCTTCTCGCTCTGCTTCTATCTTCTCCACTTCCATCGTCTACCCTCGACAGTTTGAGTCAAGGCTCATCCCTATCAGTTGGGAAGCCTGAACAAGTTTTAATTTCACAAAGTAGAATCTTTTCAGCCGGCTTCTACCCCGTCGGTGACAATGCTTATTGTCTTGCCATGTGGTTCACCAAACCATCCTACGACGGGAAACATACGGTTGTTTGGATGGCAAACCGAAACCAACCAGTTAATGGGAATTTCTCAAAGCTTTCCCTGCTAAAAAATGGTGATCTTATCTTAACAGATGCCGGGCGGTTCATAGTTTGGGCCACAAAGACGGTTGGGATTTCTCCGGTGCGATTACATCTCTTCAAATAAAATACTTGACAGTGGCATGTTGTGTTGGACCCTTGTAGTTGTTGGTTGTACAGGGCGGATCCGCTTGATTAGCTTTTGTAGCATATTGTAAGCATGCATGGCTCTCAAAATCTTAAGAGACAGAAATGAAATTTActctaataatatatatagacacgtaaagataaaaatatactaTTATCCTTTTTCATATAGTATTGTATCTTGTATAGAATACATAATCACTTGAAGTAATTGTATTACCCAATAAATTGTACCTAGTTTTAGTGACGTAACCAACAATTTGATTTAAGGGTGGCAACTATTAATGCATATATAGGCCTTAGCTCAATAGTCAAGACTTGTTATTGTTAAGGGAGACATTATCTGTCTTGAGTTCAAATTCTTATATTGTAAAAAttgaatcttttattttttagcattttcatGAGGAGAGATGACCCCCATAGGCTCTATCTGGCTCTATGTCAATGCCTAGTTTATTGATCGATGGTGTTtgaatctatttattttttattcttaacatTTTCAAGGGGTAGGTGCCCCTTAGGCCTTACCCAGCTCTACTTGTATCTAGTTTATTGATTGATGGTGTTTGAATctattcattataaaattttcttattttttattttagttaatattttatttaaattgttaaGCTTGTTttcaatgattaaaataaataaaaacagcatgcattattaatttattacgTCAAgtacaataaaataagaaaataatatacttgGCTAAATAAGTTCATTCAATAGTATTTCAGAAAGTAACTTTCAAATGATAAGGAAGTAACAatattacacaaaaaaaaaaaagttctctgAGGTTaaattatatcttatatttaattattaataaaaatagaatagtCAATTGTACTTTTATTCATACCTCATATTACTATATTAGATGATAAGCCAGTATAGATAGATTAATACTATGAttggtttcaaaaaattattaagaaaagaaaaagaatattaagaaaaataggtttttaatatcttattttagtataaaaataaaaaataagatataattaaaattaattaaaaacttacatatttttaaattatttgatatttatataaaaaataatatattaacttaaatgagtttaagatggtatataaaataatttatcagctttaaattttttttttttttacttttacatgatACTTAAAAAGGTATATAAATAGAGAAACAgtatactaaataaaataattttatctatatataaaaataatttattaatttaaaatctatttttatttccttttaacttttctttcctttctttttccatattttccaAATACTTCACAGAGCACTCcactccctttttttttttcttttttttttcttttttacctcAAAAtttcagaaaccaaacataaaaatacaAACACAGGTGTAAAGTTTGTATCTTTGTGAAACTCATGTAATCCTGACCCATGGGAACCTTCCCATACAATTAATTTCCTGCAAAGGAAGGCGGCAGCAACATGTCATTGGGTGAGCGTCTTAGGAGACAAAATCTGACCAGCGGTTGAAGGAAAAATGCACAATTTAACTTATCTGTGGAAGCTTGCCCAGCTGGGTCGTTTTCCAAAACACGAGGCTGCAGCTTGGAACCTGGGGCATTCATAttccatcatcatcattattaacatttttattcCATCTAGCTTTCACCTTCCCATGGGAATTGCTACCATCCGCACAAGTCAAGAGCGACTTTGTCTTTTCcataaatattagtattatttgtgTGTTCCTTCCCAGAATTTGATTCAAGCTCAGCCCTACGGCCTTTTCAACTGATCCAACTTCATAGATGACATGGATGCGCCAGTTCTTTTGCTTCTTCTCACTCTGCTTCTATCTTCTCCACTTCCATCGTCCACCCTCGACAGTTTGAGTCAAGGCTCATCCCTCTCAGTTGGAAAGCCTGAACAAGTTTTGATTTCACAAAGTGGAATCTTCTCAGCTGGCTTCTACCCCGTCGGTGATAATGCTTATTGTCTTGCCATATGGTTCACCAAACCATCCTACGACGGCAAACATACCGCTGTTTGGATGGCAAACCGAAACCAACCAGTTAATGGGAATTTCTCAAAGCTTTCGCTGCTAGAAAGTGGTGATCTTATCTTAACAGATGCTGGGCGGTTCATAGTTTGGACCATAAAGAGGGTTGGGATTTCTCCGGTGCAATTACACCTCTTCAACACTGGTAACCTTGTGCTGCGTACCTCGGATGGTGTTATTCAATGGCAAAGTTTCGATTCACCAACAGATACCCTTCTCCCTCACCAACCACTCACCAGAAATACGagactcgtctcttcaagaacCAAAACCAACTTTTTCTCAGGGTTTTATAAGCTCTATTTTGACAACAATAACGTCCTCAGTCTTGTCTTCGATGGGCGGGACGCTTCAAGCATTTACTGGCCCCCATCGTGGCTTGTAAGCTGGCAGGCGGGAAGATCGGCATACAACAGCAGCAGAACTGCATTACTAGATAACTTTGGCTATTTTTCTTCATCCGACGATTTTAAGTTTCAGTCCTCGGATTTTGGTGAGAGAGTCCAAAGAAGATTGACCCTGGATATTGATGGCAACTTACGATTATACAGTTTTGAGGAAAGGAGAAATAAGTGGGTTGTTACTTGGCAAGCCATCACGCTACAATGCAACATTCATGGAATATGCGGACCCAACAGTATTTGTACCTATGTGCCTGGTTCTGGGAGTGGAAGGAGATGCTCTTGCATACCTGGATATGAGATGAAAAATCGCACTGACCGAACTTATGGATGCATACCTAAATTCAATCTTTCTTGCGACTCACAGAAGGTTGGTTTCCTCCTACTCCCACACGTTGAGTTCTACGGCTATGATTATGGCTATTACCCCAATTACACCTTACAGATGTGTGAAAAACTGTGCTTGGAAATATGTGGCTGCATAGGATATCAATACAGCTATAATTCGGATGTTTATAAATGTTATCCTAAGCGGCTGTTGCTCAACGGATACCGCTCGCCTAGTTTTGTAGGACATATATACCTAAAATTGCCTAAAGCTAGTCTTCTTTCCTATGAAAAACCGGTTAAGGAATTCATGTTAGATTGCTCTGGCAACCGCTCAGAGCAGCTAGTAAGATCTTATGCAAAAGCCCACGAAAATGAAGTGTTAAAGTTCATCCTCTGGTTTGCGTGCGCAATTGGAGCAGTTGAGATGGTTTGCATTTGTATGGTGTGGTGTTTCTTGATGAAGGCCCAGCAAAACACCAGTACAGATCCGCCAGGCTACATTTTAGCTGCCACGGGATTCAGAAAATTCACCTATACTGAGCTGAAGAAAGCAACACGGGGTTTCAGTGAGGAGATTGGCAGAGGAGGAGGTGGGGTTGTATACAAAGGTGTCTTATCAGACCACCGAGTGGCAGCCATCAAGCAGCTCAGTGGAGCTAACCAAGGAGAATCTGAATTCTTGGCAGAAGTAAGTACCATTGGGAGGCTTAACCACATGAACTTGATAGAGATGTGGGGTTATTGCTTTGAGGGGAAGCACAGGCTCTTGGTTTATGAATACATGGAGCATGGATCACTAGCACAAAACCTCACTTCCAATACACTTGATTGGCAGAAGAGGTTCGACATTGCGGTGGGCACAGCAAAAGGCCTGGCTTATTTACACGAAGAGTGCTTGGAGTGGGTTCTACACTGCGATGTGAAGCCTCAAAACATACTCCTAGACGTTAATTATCAGCCAAAGGTGGCAGACTTCGGCCTGTCAAAGTTACAGAACAGAGGAGAAATCAACAATTCGAGATTGTCGAGGATCAGAGGAACAAGAGGTTACATGGCTCCAGAATGGGTTTTGAACCTCCCCATCACCTCCAAAGTAGACGTTTATAGCTATGGTATTGTGGTTCTGGAGATGGTTACCGGCCGAAGGAGTGCTTCAATGGCCATCCACGGTACAGATGGCATAGGGGAACGTCAGAGTTTGGTGGCATGGGTGAAAGGGAAGATGAATGGAGCAACTGCGGTTGCTTCGTGGATGAAAGAAATCCTAGACCCGTCGATGGAAGGCGAATATGACATGGGTGAGATGGAAATTCTAGTAGCAGTGGCTTTGCAATGTGTGGAATTGGACAAGGATGAAAGACCCACCATGAGTCAGGTGGTCGAGACGCTTCTCCGCCCCGAACGTGGAAACAATCATCACTACTAATAAATTAATGCCTCGTATGGGGCCCAAGTGAGGTGGCTTTCTGTACCTGTTCCGCCCATTTATGATATTTGTAAAAAGACAGTAATTTTAAGTAGAATAATTGAGAAGCCGAATCTTTTGATACAACATACAATATAATTATATTGAAGTATCTTTTTAAAAGATACAACttggttataaattttaatgtCAATCTTCTCGAATGTTaagtaaaaaattgtttaatttttttagaaaatctttAATATTATGTCactatatttaaagtattttttaagaggttatcaaaatttgatattattttttaattcaaatttataattataatttataaatagttttttaattattataaaataccgGACTTCTTACTAGATCAATTAGAATGGACGATCATCTATTCCTCTATATCTCTTCAATATTGTTGCTATCCTCCTCCcaactttatataaaataaaaattttactaaTAAATATTACATGGAATTTTGTTCCCAATATCTCTCCTTCGTACTCTTATCTTATTAAACTCTTCTTTTACAAtattaattgatatattttaggTATTTGTATGTTagtgaattaatttaaatatcgTAGGTTTTGACTTTTGGGACAACCATTTTAGAGAGCTCATACATCACGCACTACCACCTCAACCTTCTTtgacattcatttatttatttttattaccttTCGATCGGTGATATCATTGCTTAGGAACAATAATTATTGTGAAGGCATTTTATCTTTTTCGTTTACCCAAGAATAATCATActaatataaacaaataattttgatcatgcacaaataaatatatttttataaaatttagatttaattttttagtatatgACAtagattcttcttcttctcctttgctAAATCTCATGTGGTTGGATTTGGAGCATCGACTGTACGTATTATTCAATTGTGAAAGACAAATTTCATTGAGTTGAAAGACCAATGGGCCATGGACGCAATGCTTGCttcacttaattttttaaaactcgtTTTTAGtagtacaaatttttttattatataaagtatTGATgttattatctttttatattaattttatttttcttccattttttatattgattttataaaaacatatcTTGGGATATTATTTCACTAAAAACATATCATATGCATAACCGTTTAACATGCAATTTTTTCATACATAATCAAAGAtagacttttttttccttttactttttttccttctttttttttttttggtattttgtcGTAAACAAACACGGTCTTAGAATTTAATCACAAACAAAGTATTATGttacttttaatcaaatttaaggACTTGGCATGCCTGTCATGTACTTTAGACACAAATGAAAAGTTTGAGGTCtcctattgaaaatttaattcattCCAGTAtaccatattattattattattattattttggtgatCATGGGTATAAATATTACTAGGAAAAAAGGCAAATTGACGTAATAGAAGGCCTAACGGCTCatgttttgtatttatttaaattagtatttattaatcatttattgatgtgataaaaaatttgtaattcaaaatttgattttatcaaGTGAAGTACCCGATAAACAGAAACGGAGGAACCTAaagggagggaaaaaaaaaaggtgaaatgaAGACACATCCAAAAACCCTAATGGCCTATTGTCACACCCTCGAAAATCACCTTAAATTTTTCTTACGAGTGCGTGGTGCTAAGGACCCgtccttagccaaccttcccTTCCCAACGTTTAGAAGAACAGAATAGAATACAGAAATCAAAGCAACAGGGACACACGAGGTTGCAGGAAAATcctttcccaacttgtattaatcaCTCTTACAAGACAAAATTGCTTCTTGAACTAGAGTACAATGCACTTACCCAAGGCATACAAGAAGGAATCCTTTCCCCAACTCTCACCCTCTGTTTCAAGGCTGCAGGAGCCCTATTTAAATGACTCATCTACAGTTACACATTTGAATTCCCTCAATTCAAATCTTGGAGCCAACTAGGTGGTCATGCAACTGGCCAGAACTGCCCTCAACTGCTTGCACAACCACCCACTGTGGATTCGGCTCCTTGCGACACGTGGCATCGCGCATTTCACCCGGACGGAAATTCTCCCTTATTCCACCCGAATATCTcatatccggaattctgtccgctGACGTTCCActcggatatctcacatccggcgcctgtcCGCCGCCGTTCCACTCGGATATCTTACATCTGGCGCCTGTCCACCGTTGTTCCACCCGAATATCTCTCATCCGACGCCCCATGTCATCGGATAGGAGAggaggacgattcaacttccccagGTAGACATGTCCGAATCCTTTGGTAACGCCTATTCGGGGTGCGCGCATGACTTGTCCACGATCCCCACACTTAGCTCCTGGGGTTTGAACCACAAAACCTCCAGGCTTTCCTTGCTTTCCACCTAGGCTCTCATAGGTGCAAGACCTACCCATGAGGCTTATTTCTCCGGGTTTGAATCAAGTGGATAAGGGGTTGACACATATCCCCTAAAAATTCTAGCTTTAGAATTATTGTCCTAGAAGAAAAAGACGAGCAAGTGTTTTCTCACATCATGGAGTTACTATATAACGTTAAAAAACTAAAGTattgtttgttttcttaattttttatttcggttttttttaaacctttcattaacttattatttacttcttaaatttttttattaaataaaaaattttaaatatataaaatttttaaatattgaaaataattcattaatttttctttacttatttaataaaaataaaatataaaaaatgaacaatttaatacttaatattattaaatactatttaattttaaattttatttaaaattaagttaaaaagaaaCACCATTTAAATGTCTTCATTGTGTGTTGGACATTATCAACTCtactcttttataaaaaaatttattttaggaaattttagtTTCCAAATGAAGTAGGTTTATAAACATATCAATTgccttaaatttaattgaaataaataaacaataaaaaaacacttgaattgattaaggaacaatttttttatgcCAAGGGAAGATGGTGGTGATATATTGATTTGAGTAAGGATTTCATAATTTctcaaaagaaagagaaagaggaaaaagcAAGATTTATTAAAAGATAGATACATTAGGATATCATATTcgaatttagtatttttgttttctcttctttataaaactaaataatagaAATCAAATACTTTTACCAACTTCGCATACTGCACCGTTTCGTTTTTCACTTCGTCTAATTTTACCTTCAATtcatttgtttcctattttatttcttgaaacATGTATTGACTAAAGCCTCTGTACCAATGTTTCAGGACATGGAGAGGTAGCCGTCCTCCTCCGGCCTCTCCTCCGGTCACATAAGCTTCTCAACTATCTGGCTCATCGTGGGTCTTGAGTCCCTGTCTTCCTCCACACATTCCAAGGCAACTCCAATCAGAATTTCCATCCGGCGCAGGTCGCATTCGCCTTGCATCACAGGGTCCAGGATGTCTTCAATCCACGACCCCCTGGCACCAATCCCATTCATTCGATCCCTCACCCATTTAATCAACCCACGCTGCTCTGTCTCTCCTTGGGCATCAGTATCGGGGATAGCAGTTGGGCTCTTCCCTGTCACCATCTCCAAAACCACGATTCCATAGTTATAAACGTCTACCTTGGAGGTTATGGGAAGGTTGAATACCCATTCAGGAGCCATGTATCCTCTGGTTCCTCTGATCCTCGAGAAACTTGAATTGTCAAGCCCTCCTCTGTTTCGCAGTTTCGACATCCCAAAATCGGCCACTTTTGGCTGGTAATTAGAGTCCAAGAGTATGTTCTGAGGCTTGACGTCACAGTGCAGAACCCACTCCAAGCATTCTTCGTGTAAATAAGCTAGGCCTCTGGCCGTGCCAAGCGCTATTTGGAACCTCTTCTCCCAATCAAGAGTATTGGAAGATAGCTTTTGTGCCAAGGATCCATGTTCCATGTACTCATACACCAACAGCCGGTGCTTCCCCTCTATGCAATATCCCCACGTCTCTATTAAGTTCATGTGATTAAGCCTTCCAATGGTGCTCACTTCTGCTAGAAATTCTGCTTCTCCTTGATTGGCTTCTTTGAGGCGCTTGATTGCT contains the following coding sequences:
- the LOC100257449 gene encoding putative receptor protein kinase ZmPK1 — translated: MDAPVLLLLLTLLLSSPLPSSTLDSLSQGSSLSVGKPEQVLISQSGIFSAGFYPVGDNAYCLAIWFTKPSYDGKHTAVWMANRNQPVNGNFSKLSLLESGDLILTDAGRFIVWTIKRVGISPVQLHLFNTGNLVLRTSDGVIQWQSFDSPTDTLLPHQPLTRNTRLVSSRTKTNFFSGFYKLYFDNNNVLSLVFDGRDASSIYWPPSWLVSWQAGRSAYNSSRTALLDNFGYFSSSDDFKFQSSDFGERVQRRLTLDIDGNLRLYSFEERRNKWVVTWQAITLQCNIHGICGPNSICTYVPGSGSGRRCSCIPGYEMKNRTDRTYGCIPKFNLSCDSQKVGFLLLPHVEFYGYDYGYYPNYTLQMCEKLCLEICGCIGYQYSYNSDVYKCYPKRLLLNGYRSPSFVGHIYLKLPKASLLSYEKPVKEFMLDCSGNRSEQLVRSYAKAHENEVLKFILWFACAIGAVEMVCICMVWCFLMKAQQNTSTDPPGYILAATGFRKFTYTELKKATRGFSEEIGRGGGGVVYKGVLSDHRVAAIKQLSGANQGESEFLAEVSTIGRLNHMNLIEMWGYCFEGKHRLLVYEYMEHGSLAQNLTSNTLDWQKRFDIAVGTAKGLAYLHEECLEWVLHCDVKPQNILLDVNYQPKVADFGLSKLQNRGEINNSRLSRIRGTRGYMAPEWVLNLPITSKVDVYSYGIVVLEMVTGRRSASMAIHGTDGIGERQSLVAWVKGKMNGATAVASWMKEILDPSMEGEYDMGEMEILVAVALQCVELDKDERPTMSQVVETLLRPERGNNHHY